One genomic region from Microcystis panniformis FACHB-1757 encodes:
- the trmB gene encoding tRNA (guanosine(46)-N7)-methyltransferase TrmB, with protein sequence MAKVRVRQHVNPLSHKYRHPIAPPDWNQVYQDMTQPLHLDIGCARGKFLLQMAQVEPEINFLGIEIRQPLVIEANQERERLGLSNLAFVFGNMNVAPEILLQSLPADKLFWVSIQFPDPWFKQRHSKRRVVQPELVIALAKYMVAGGWVFLQSDVESIALEMTERFQAHPHFVRQHQTPWLAENIFPVPTEREKSTYNKGQPVYRSLFRVR encoded by the coding sequence TTGGCTAAAGTTCGCGTTCGTCAGCACGTCAATCCCTTAAGTCATAAATATCGCCATCCGATCGCTCCCCCCGATTGGAATCAAGTTTATCAGGATATGACGCAACCTCTCCATCTTGACATTGGTTGTGCGCGGGGTAAATTTTTGTTACAAATGGCCCAAGTAGAGCCAGAAATTAATTTTTTGGGGATTGAAATTCGTCAACCTTTGGTAATTGAAGCGAATCAGGAACGGGAAAGGTTAGGATTAAGTAATCTCGCTTTTGTTTTTGGCAATATGAATGTTGCCCCAGAAATTTTACTGCAATCTTTGCCCGCGGATAAGTTATTTTGGGTGTCGATTCAATTTCCCGATCCTTGGTTTAAACAGCGTCACAGCAAGCGTCGGGTTGTGCAGCCAGAATTAGTCATAGCTTTGGCTAAGTATATGGTAGCTGGGGGCTGGGTTTTTTTACAGTCGGATGTGGAATCGATCGCCCTGGAAATGACCGAGAGATTTCAAGCACATCCCCATTTTGTTCGGCAACATCAAACCCCCTGGTTAGCGGAAAATATTTTCCCCGTACCGACGGAGAGGGAAAAGTCCACTTATAATAAGGGTCAACCAGTTTATCGCTCGCTTTTTCGAGTTCGGTAG
- a CDS encoding metallophosphoesterase family protein has protein sequence MNFRFAILSDPHIALPTTILNHSNRFHLVEVSIPALKIVLDHLITLNLDFLLIAGDLTQDGEPENHRWLADCLATLPFPVYVVPGNHDVLSLTATENQIGLGDFPFYYQQFGYSNPEQIYYQKEILPGVQLIGLNSNQFDDQGKQIGSLDAEQLHWLKQILPALKNDLVMVMIHHNVIEHLPGQSNHELGKRYMLANAVELLDILQENGVKLLITGHLHVQDLAFTRGIYEITTGSLVSYPHPYRVLEYCENTVELAIESFYLQNIPGWENLPAISRQWLGDRSYPFMMRLLTCHPLNLPVSLAEELAPKLRNFWADVAKGDTIFDFSDFPPLARRYFYAFSAIDPLGNPHFIDNQAVIRVC, from the coding sequence ATGAATTTCCGTTTCGCCATTCTCAGCGATCCTCATATCGCTTTACCCACAACCATTTTGAACCATTCTAATCGCTTTCATCTGGTGGAAGTGAGTATTCCAGCTTTAAAAATTGTTTTAGACCATCTCATCACCCTTAACCTCGATTTTCTGCTGATTGCTGGCGATTTAACCCAAGATGGTGAACCAGAAAATCATCGTTGGTTAGCCGATTGTTTAGCCACTTTACCCTTCCCCGTCTATGTGGTGCCTGGTAATCATGATGTTTTGAGTTTAACCGCGACGGAAAACCAGATCGGTTTAGGAGATTTTCCCTTTTATTATCAACAATTTGGTTACAGCAATCCCGAACAAATATACTACCAAAAAGAAATTTTACCCGGAGTGCAATTAATCGGTCTTAATTCTAATCAATTCGATGATCAAGGTAAACAAATTGGCAGTTTAGATGCAGAACAATTGCATTGGTTAAAACAGATTTTACCCGCGCTAAAAAACGATCTAGTGATGGTGATGATCCATCATAACGTTATCGAGCATTTACCCGGACAAAGCAATCATGAATTAGGTAAACGCTATATGTTGGCTAATGCGGTAGAACTGCTCGATATACTACAGGAAAACGGCGTAAAATTGTTGATTACTGGCCATCTCCACGTGCAGGATCTGGCTTTTACTAGAGGTATCTATGAAATTACCACCGGTTCCCTCGTCAGTTATCCCCATCCCTACCGGGTGCTAGAATATTGCGAAAACACGGTTGAATTAGCCATAGAATCCTTTTATCTGCAAAATATACCCGGATGGGAGAATTTACCCGCTATTTCTCGGCAATGGTTAGGCGATCGCTCTTATCCTTTTATGATGCGTTTATTAACCTGCCATCCCCTCAATCTTCCCGTGAGTCTAGCGGAGGAATTAGCCCCGAAATTACGAAATTTTTGGGCAGATGTGGCTAAAGGTGACACAATCTTCGATTTTAGCGATTTTCCGCCCCTAGCACGCCGTTATTTTTACGCTTTCAGTGCCATCGATCCCCTCGGTAATCCTCATTTTATCGACAATCAAGCCGTAATTAGGGTTTGCTGA
- the petG gene encoding cytochrome b6-f complex subunit V encodes MIEPLVLGIVLGLIPITLAGLFVAAYLQYKRGNQFGLD; translated from the coding sequence GTGATTGAACCTTTAGTGCTAGGGATTGTCCTAGGCTTAATTCCCATTACCCTAGCGGGTTTGTTCGTTGCCGCCTATTTACAGTACAAACGGGGCAATCAATTCGGCTTAGACTAA
- a CDS encoding 1,2-dihydroxy-3-keto-5-methylthiopentene dioxygenase produces MAILRLENGTTYTQLADISLELAKLNVTLNYWPIENEATCQLLKQASLTDEEKEIVLTSLDGYFEQLKQEAGYQARDLIVLHPEIPNLDTLLAKFERCHTHADDEVRYIIDGEGVFGFVFPDGSQGELTIQPQEYINVPAHSEHWFHLTASKRVKAVRYFTTTAGWVPEYTETVIRFPSLTAV; encoded by the coding sequence ATGGCGATACTACGCTTAGAGAATGGGACAACCTATACCCAGTTAGCCGATATTAGTCTGGAATTGGCCAAATTAAATGTCACTTTAAACTATTGGCCGATCGAAAACGAAGCCACTTGTCAGCTACTTAAGCAAGCTTCTCTCACTGACGAAGAAAAAGAAATAGTTTTAACCAGCTTAGACGGTTATTTTGAGCAACTAAAGCAAGAAGCGGGTTATCAAGCTAGAGATTTAATCGTTTTACACCCTGAAATTCCCAATCTCGACACTTTACTGGCCAAATTCGAGCGCTGTCACACCCACGCTGACGATGAGGTGCGTTATATCATTGATGGGGAGGGGGTTTTTGGCTTTGTCTTTCCCGATGGTTCTCAGGGGGAATTAACTATTCAACCTCAAGAATACATCAATGTTCCCGCCCATAGCGAACACTGGTTTCACCTCACTGCCAGTAAACGGGTTAAAGCAGTGCGTTACTTCACCACTACCGCCGGATGGGTTCCCGAATATACGGAGACTGTCATTCGTTTTCCTAGTTTAACAGCCGTTTAG
- a CDS encoding NAD-dependent epimerase/dehydratase family protein gives MTRQVLITGGAGFVGSSLGLGLAQRYPDWKIIALDNLKRRGSELNIPRIKQAGIEFVHGDVRNAEDLEASALPVDLILECSAEPSVLAGYTSPGYVLQTNLIGTINCLELARQTQADFIFLSTSRVYPIAYLNQLNYTEKDTRFQLSEQQDLPGVSAFGIAEQFPLDLPRSLYGSTKLASELIINEYGDAYGLRTLINRCGVLTGPWQMGKVDQGVFALWVANHYFQKSLKYIGYGGTGKQVRDFLHVADLLDLIDIQIANLEQFKGQTFNVGGGQDFSLSLYETTKLCQEITGNSIMIEAVPENRTGDMPIFITDSRKISSITGWQPQRDGRKLIQDIFDWINTHEKELKGIF, from the coding sequence ATGACTAGGCAAGTGTTAATTACTGGCGGTGCGGGTTTTGTGGGTAGTTCTTTAGGTTTAGGATTAGCCCAACGTTATCCCGATTGGAAAATTATCGCCTTAGATAACTTAAAACGTCGCGGTTCTGAATTAAATATTCCCCGTATCAAACAGGCGGGAATTGAGTTTGTTCATGGAGATGTCAGAAATGCGGAAGACTTAGAAGCATCCGCTTTGCCAGTGGATTTAATCCTAGAATGTTCGGCAGAACCTTCTGTTTTAGCTGGTTATACTTCCCCAGGCTACGTTTTGCAAACTAACTTAATTGGAACAATTAACTGTTTAGAATTAGCTAGACAAACCCAAGCCGATTTTATTTTTCTCTCCACTAGCAGAGTTTATCCTATCGCCTATCTTAATCAATTAAACTATACAGAAAAAGATACTCGTTTTCAGTTATCTGAACAGCAAGATTTACCTGGGGTTTCTGCTTTTGGTATCGCGGAACAATTTCCCTTAGATTTGCCCCGTTCTCTCTACGGTTCCACTAAGTTAGCATCGGAATTGATTATTAATGAATATGGGGATGCCTACGGATTAAGAACTTTAATTAATCGCTGTGGAGTTTTAACTGGTCCTTGGCAGATGGGAAAAGTTGATCAGGGAGTTTTTGCCCTTTGGGTGGCTAATCATTACTTTCAGAAGTCCTTAAAATATATCGGTTATGGGGGTACAGGGAAACAGGTTAGAGATTTTCTTCATGTAGCTGATTTACTCGATTTAATCGATATTCAGATTGCTAATTTAGAACAATTCAAAGGGCAGACTTTTAATGTGGGTGGTGGGCAAGATTTTTCCTTGTCCCTTTATGAAACCACAAAACTATGTCAAGAAATCACGGGCAATAGTATAATGATTGAGGCAGTTCCCGAAAATCGCACTGGAGATATGCCAATTTTTATCACTGATTCCCGCAAAATCAGTTCCATAACTGGATGGCAACCCCAGCGAGACGGTAGAAAATTAATCCAAGATATTTTTGATTGGATTAACACCCACGAGAAGGAATTAAAAGGTATTTTTTAA
- a CDS encoding class I SAM-dependent methyltransferase has protein sequence MLDEQVTRQMEYLKRLYESRFNPQERKAKLALWKVLVDNFLQNHVTVNDTVLDIGGGYCEFINQIRSKNKYLIDLNPDAKVFANPDVTVLNLNILSINEQQKLDIRFDKIFISNFFEHLNSAEELIEVLGFCYDILTPGGSLLVIQPNFKYSYKEYYDFIDHKLPITHLSLKELLETIGFRIDTLIPRFLPFSTKGRPASPTLLKIYLKFPIFWNFLGGQLFVKATKPR, from the coding sequence ATGTTAGACGAGCAAGTAACCCGACAAATGGAATACTTAAAGAGACTTTACGAAAGTCGCTTTAATCCTCAAGAAAGAAAAGCAAAATTAGCTCTTTGGAAAGTTTTAGTTGATAATTTTTTACAAAATCATGTTACTGTCAATGATACAGTTTTAGATATTGGTGGAGGTTACTGCGAATTTATTAACCAAATTCGGTCTAAAAATAAATACTTAATCGATCTTAATCCTGATGCAAAAGTTTTTGCTAATCCTGATGTAACGGTCTTGAATCTCAATATTCTCAGTATTAATGAGCAGCAAAAACTTGATATCAGATTTGATAAAATTTTCATCTCCAACTTTTTCGAGCATTTAAATAGTGCGGAAGAATTAATCGAAGTTTTGGGATTTTGTTATGACATTTTAACTCCGGGCGGATCACTTCTAGTGATTCAACCTAATTTTAAGTATTCTTATAAAGAATACTATGATTTTATCGATCATAAACTACCTATAACTCACCTTTCTTTAAAGGAGTTATTGGAAACAATTGGTTTTAGAATCGATACTTTAATTCCTCGTTTTCTACCATTTTCTACGAAAGGAAGACCCGCTTCACCCACCTTACTCAAAATTTATTTAAAATTTCCTATTTTCTGGAATTTCTTGGGTGGGCAGCTATTTGTCAAAGCCACCAAACCTAGATAA
- a CDS encoding glycosyltransferase: MLTKIYNNKIFRFLIAGGVAFLINLFLIYWFIDDLGFNTPFLKNVANVISIEISLIASFFIYRIWVWTGGDWTIRDVILIQLPLYHLSAGLAVLLRVFLIFPFLNWLGISPGVNTMIGVLVGASINYVASDSLIFKPKNKTNETEMYYPEGLAPAFEMDGYSHPRQSRDNYAVKTLSIIIPAYNEEDCIESTTQLISERLERDKINYEILVVNDNSKDNTEAVLKKINQENPRILYINNYYPNGFGFAVRCGLENFSGDAVAVVMADNSDSPDNMVDYYYKLQEGYDCVFGSRFIKGGKVIDYPIHKLIVNRLANLFIQVLFGLKFNDTTNAFKIYRKEVIEGISPLLSHHFNLTVEMPLKAIVRGYSYTTIPITWRNRTTGISKLKLKEMGSRYLFIVLSIWLEKHLSRGDYKRKPVQKIR; this comes from the coding sequence ATGTTAACTAAAATCTACAACAATAAAATTTTCCGATTTCTCATTGCTGGGGGAGTGGCATTTTTAATCAACCTGTTCCTAATTTATTGGTTCATTGATGACTTGGGATTTAATACCCCATTTCTTAAAAATGTTGCTAATGTTATTTCGATAGAAATATCTTTAATTGCTAGTTTCTTTATCTATAGAATCTGGGTGTGGACTGGGGGAGATTGGACAATTAGAGATGTGATTTTGATACAACTTCCTCTCTATCATCTCTCGGCAGGTTTAGCAGTTTTACTGCGAGTTTTCTTGATATTTCCCTTCTTAAACTGGTTAGGAATTAGTCCCGGAGTTAACACAATGATCGGGGTTTTAGTGGGAGCTAGTATTAATTATGTTGCCAGTGATAGCCTAATTTTTAAACCCAAGAATAAGACTAATGAGACAGAAATGTACTATCCCGAAGGATTAGCCCCAGCTTTCGAGATGGACGGTTACTCTCACCCACGTCAATCAAGGGATAACTATGCGGTAAAAACCCTATCAATAATTATCCCTGCTTACAACGAAGAAGATTGCATCGAAAGCACCACTCAGTTAATATCTGAACGTTTAGAACGGGATAAAATTAATTATGAAATCCTGGTGGTTAATGACAATAGCAAAGATAACACCGAAGCAGTTCTGAAAAAAATCAACCAAGAAAATCCCCGCATTCTCTACATCAATAACTATTATCCCAACGGTTTTGGTTTTGCGGTACGCTGTGGATTAGAAAATTTTAGCGGTGATGCAGTTGCAGTAGTAATGGCAGATAATTCCGACTCTCCCGATAACATGGTGGACTATTATTATAAACTGCAAGAAGGCTACGATTGCGTTTTTGGTTCTCGTTTTATCAAAGGAGGAAAAGTTATTGATTATCCCATACACAAGTTAATCGTTAATCGTTTGGCTAATCTCTTCATTCAAGTTTTATTTGGGCTAAAATTTAATGATACCACTAACGCCTTTAAAATCTATCGTAAGGAGGTTATCGAAGGAATATCACCTCTACTGTCTCACCATTTTAACTTAACAGTAGAGATGCCCTTAAAAGCAATCGTGCGAGGATATTCCTACACGACAATTCCCATCACTTGGCGCAATCGTACCACGGGGATTTCCAAGTTAAAACTCAAGGAAATGGGCAGTCGTTATTTATTTATAGTTCTCTCCATCTGGTTAGAAAAACACCTTTCTAGAGGCGACTATAAGCGCAAACCTGTCCAAAAAATCAGATAA
- a CDS encoding NAD-dependent epimerase/dehydratase family protein — protein sequence MAIILVTGSAGLIGSESVRFFCDRGYTVVGIDNNMRQVFFGEDASTEWNRAKLSQDYGDKYIHHAVDIRDHEAISAIFKTYSHDLSLIIHTAAQPSHDWAAKDPYMDFSVNANGTLVLLENTRQHCPQAVFIFCSTNKVYGDRPNELPLVEKELRWEISENHPYFAQGIDELMSIDACKHSLFGASKVAADVLVQEYGRYFEMKTASFRGGCLTGPSHSGTQLHGFLSYLMKCTMIGKEYSIYGYKGKQVRDNIHSYDLVNAFYHFYQAPRVAEVYNIGGSRFSNCSMLEAIEECEAIADKKLNWQYVETNRIGDHIWWISDVSKFKNHYPYWQLTYTVTDILKEIFSQNVSRWT from the coding sequence ATGGCGATCATTCTAGTAACCGGTTCTGCTGGTTTAATCGGTTCTGAATCAGTCAGATTTTTTTGTGATCGGGGTTATACCGTCGTCGGTATCGATAATAATATGCGTCAGGTATTTTTTGGTGAAGACGCTTCAACGGAGTGGAATCGAGCCAAATTATCCCAAGATTACGGGGATAAATACATTCACCATGCTGTAGATATTCGTGATCATGAAGCTATTTCAGCTATATTTAAAACCTATAGTCATGATCTATCCTTAATTATCCATACGGCGGCGCAACCTTCCCACGATTGGGCAGCTAAGGATCCCTATATGGATTTTAGTGTCAATGCTAACGGAACTTTAGTTTTATTAGAAAATACTCGTCAACACTGTCCCCAAGCAGTATTTATTTTTTGTTCCACCAATAAAGTTTATGGGGATAGACCGAATGAATTGCCTTTAGTAGAAAAAGAATTACGTTGGGAAATCTCGGAAAATCATCCTTATTTTGCTCAAGGTATTGACGAGTTGATGAGTATTGATGCTTGTAAACATTCTTTGTTTGGTGCCTCGAAAGTGGCAGCGGATGTATTAGTACAGGAATACGGGCGTTATTTTGAGATGAAAACTGCCTCTTTTCGCGGTGGTTGTTTAACCGGGCCTAGTCATTCGGGAACCCAATTACACGGGTTTTTATCCTACTTAATGAAATGTACGATGATTGGCAAAGAATACAGTATTTATGGGTATAAGGGTAAGCAGGTACGGGATAACATTCATAGTTACGATCTTGTCAATGCTTTCTATCATTTTTATCAGGCCCCGCGAGTGGCAGAAGTTTATAATATCGGTGGTAGTCGCTTTAGTAATTGTTCCATGTTAGAAGCTATTGAAGAATGTGAAGCGATTGCGGATAAAAAGTTAAACTGGCAGTATGTGGAGACTAATCGTATTGGTGATCATATCTGGTGGATTTCTGATGTGAGTAAGTTTAAAAATCATTATCCTTATTGGCAGTTAACCTACACAGTAACAGATATTCTCAAAGAAATTTTTAGTCAAAACGTTAGCCGTTGGACTTAG
- a CDS encoding pantothenate kinase, with translation MTEQDTDWIGLMMGNSRLHWGYFCGQTLLACLDTPHLREPLSDEFLQQIFPKLLTNKCNCELMVASVVPSQRELWANYGNLRIITLKDIPLLDLYPTFGIDRALAVLGAGKKYGFPCLVIDAGTALTFTGVDRDKKLVGGAILPGLKVQLASLRERTAALPEVSLPERLPQMWAKETAEGIRSGIIYTILAGIEKFSLEWLNLYPESRIILTGGDGDLIRDYWQENAITSLLVDKTIIFEGIAAVKGNSSCLIDKGEPI, from the coding sequence ATGACTGAGCAAGATACTGACTGGATAGGTTTGATGATGGGCAATTCTCGGCTACATTGGGGGTATTTTTGCGGTCAAACCCTGTTAGCTTGTCTCGATACTCCCCACCTGAGAGAACCCCTAAGTGATGAATTTTTGCAACAAATTTTCCCTAAACTCTTGACAAATAAATGCAACTGTGAATTGATGGTCGCCTCGGTGGTTCCTAGCCAAAGGGAATTATGGGCAAATTATGGCAATTTACGGATAATTACTTTAAAAGATATTCCTTTACTGGATTTATATCCAACATTCGGCATCGATCGAGCTTTAGCTGTATTGGGTGCGGGAAAAAAATACGGATTTCCCTGTTTAGTAATCGATGCGGGAACAGCTTTAACTTTTACGGGAGTGGATAGGGATAAAAAGCTAGTGGGGGGAGCAATTTTACCCGGGTTAAAGGTGCAATTAGCCAGTTTAAGGGAACGGACGGCAGCCTTACCAGAGGTGTCCTTACCGGAAAGATTACCGCAGATGTGGGCAAAAGAAACAGCAGAAGGGATAAGAAGTGGGATAATTTATACAATTTTGGCGGGAATAGAAAAATTCAGTCTGGAATGGTTAAATTTATATCCAGAGAGCAGGATAATTTTAACAGGGGGAGATGGGGACTTAATTAGGGATTACTGGCAAGAAAACGCCATTACATCACTCCTAGTGGATAAGACGATAATTTTTGAGGGAATTGCCGCAGTTAAGGGAAACTCCTCCTGTTTAATTGACAAAGGCGAACCTATCTAG
- the groL gene encoding chaperonin GroEL (60 kDa chaperone family; promotes refolding of misfolded polypeptides especially under stressful conditions; forms two stacked rings of heptamers to form a barrel-shaped 14mer; ends can be capped by GroES; misfolded proteins enter the barrel where they are refolded when GroES binds): MAKSIIYNEDARRALEKGMDLLAEAVAVTLGPKGRNVVLEKKFGAPQIVNDGITIAKEIELEDHIENTGVALIRQAASKTNDVAGDGTTTATVLAHAIVKEGLRNVAAGANPISLKKGIDKAADFLVSQIAKHAKPVEDSKAIAQVGAISAGNDDEVGQMIASAMDKVGKEGVISLEEGKSMTTELEITEGMRFDKGYISPYFVTDTERMECVFEDPAILITDKKIGLVQDLVPILEQVARQGKPLVIIAEDIEKEALATLVVNRLRGVLNVTAVKAPGFGDRRKAMLEDIAVLTGGQVISEDAGLKLETTKIDSLGTARRITMNKDTTTIVAEGNDVAVKTRCEQIRRQIEETDSSYDKEKLQERLAKLAGGVAVIKVGAATETEMKDRKLRLEDAINATKAAVEEGIVPGGGTTLAHLAPQLETWAKETLHHEELTGALIVSRAIAAPLKRIAENAGQNGAVIAERVKEKPFNVGYNAATGEFSDMFEAGIVDPAKVTRSALQNAASIAGMVLTTECIVVDKPEKEKAAAPGGGGDFDY, translated from the coding sequence ATGGCTAAATCTATTATCTACAACGAAGATGCTCGTCGGGCCCTAGAAAAAGGCATGGATCTGCTGGCCGAAGCGGTAGCCGTCACCCTCGGTCCCAAAGGTCGTAACGTCGTCCTCGAAAAGAAATTTGGCGCACCCCAAATCGTCAATGATGGCATCACCATCGCTAAAGAAATCGAACTGGAAGACCATATCGAGAACACCGGTGTGGCTTTAATTCGCCAAGCCGCCTCAAAAACCAACGATGTGGCAGGTGATGGTACAACTACCGCCACCGTTCTCGCCCACGCTATCGTTAAAGAAGGTTTACGCAACGTCGCCGCCGGTGCTAACCCGATTTCTCTGAAAAAAGGTATCGATAAAGCTGCCGATTTCCTCGTCAGTCAAATCGCCAAACACGCGAAACCCGTAGAAGATTCCAAAGCGATCGCACAAGTGGGCGCTATCTCTGCCGGTAACGATGATGAAGTCGGTCAAATGATCGCCTCGGCCATGGATAAAGTCGGTAAAGAAGGCGTAATTTCCCTAGAAGAAGGGAAATCCATGACCACCGAACTAGAAATCACCGAAGGGATGCGTTTTGACAAAGGTTATATCTCTCCCTACTTTGTCACCGACACCGAGCGCATGGAATGCGTTTTTGAGGATCCCGCTATTCTGATTACCGACAAAAAAATCGGTTTAGTACAGGATTTGGTTCCCATTCTCGAACAGGTGGCCCGTCAAGGTAAACCCCTAGTAATTATCGCCGAAGACATCGAAAAAGAAGCTTTGGCAACCCTAGTAGTTAACCGTCTGCGCGGTGTTCTTAACGTCACTGCGGTGAAGGCCCCTGGATTTGGCGATCGCAGAAAAGCGATGTTAGAAGATATCGCCGTCTTAACCGGTGGTCAAGTAATCAGCGAAGATGCGGGTTTAAAACTGGAAACCACTAAAATTGACAGCTTAGGTACGGCCCGTCGTATCACCATGAACAAAGATACCACCACCATCGTGGCCGAAGGCAACGACGTGGCAGTGAAAACCCGTTGTGAGCAAATTCGCCGTCAAATCGAGGAAACTGATTCTTCCTACGATAAAGAAAAACTGCAAGAACGTCTGGCTAAATTAGCCGGGGGTGTGGCAGTGATTAAAGTCGGTGCCGCTACGGAAACGGAAATGAAAGACCGCAAATTGCGCTTAGAAGACGCAATTAACGCCACTAAAGCAGCCGTAGAAGAAGGTATCGTCCCCGGAGGTGGTACTACTTTAGCTCACCTGGCTCCCCAATTGGAAACTTGGGCCAAAGAAACCCTACACCATGAAGAATTAACCGGTGCTTTAATCGTTTCTCGCGCCATTGCTGCTCCCTTAAAACGGATCGCTGAAAATGCCGGCCAAAACGGTGCAGTTATTGCCGAACGGGTGAAAGAAAAGCCCTTTAATGTCGGTTATAATGCCGCTACTGGTGAGTTCTCCGATATGTTTGAGGCGGGTATCGTTGACCCCGCGAAAGTGACTCGTTCTGCCCTACAAAATGCCGCTTCTATCGCCGGTATGGTTTTAACTACCGAGTGTATTGTGGTGGATAAACCCGAAAAAGAAAAAGCCGCTGCTCCAGGCGGCGGTGGAGATTTCGACTATTAG
- the groES gene encoding co-chaperone GroES, with protein sequence MAAVSINVTTVKPLGDRVFVKVSPSEEKTAGGIFLPDAAKEKPQIGEVVAVGAGKRNDDGSRTPVEVGVGDKVLYSKYAGTDIKLGGEEYVLLSEKDILASVS encoded by the coding sequence ATGGCTGCAGTCAGCATCAACGTAACAACTGTTAAACCCCTAGGCGATCGAGTTTTCGTTAAAGTTAGCCCCAGCGAAGAAAAAACCGCCGGTGGCATTTTCCTTCCCGATGCCGCTAAAGAAAAACCCCAAATCGGAGAAGTCGTGGCCGTCGGCGCTGGCAAACGCAACGATGACGGTAGCCGCACCCCTGTGGAAGTGGGTGTGGGGGACAAAGTTCTCTACTCCAAATATGCCGGAACCGATATCAAACTTGGTGGCGAAGAGTACGTTCTCCTCTCCGAAAAAGACATTCTCGCCTCCGTTTCCTAA
- a CDS encoding CAAD domain-containing protein — MESMQPTETQNPIRTDLPGSLSKPSSSSTEQIWSEYVEPVWDSVMSYLANVPDYIGSFFSGYKKPLIVLGAILASFVTVKVTLAVLDAIDDIPLLAPILQLVGIVYTGWFVWRYLLKDENRRELLAEIDALKAQVFGSHNNTL, encoded by the coding sequence ATGGAATCAATGCAACCCACCGAAACACAAAATCCGATTAGAACAGATTTACCCGGGTCTCTGAGCAAACCCAGCAGCAGCAGCACCGAACAGATTTGGTCTGAATATGTAGAACCAGTTTGGGATTCGGTAATGTCCTATCTGGCTAATGTCCCCGATTATATCGGTAGTTTCTTCTCTGGATACAAAAAACCTTTAATCGTTCTGGGGGCAATTTTAGCGAGTTTTGTCACCGTAAAAGTTACCCTAGCGGTCTTAGATGCGATCGATGATATTCCCCTCCTTGCTCCTATCCTACAATTAGTTGGGATCGTTTACACTGGTTGGTTTGTCTGGCGCTATCTGCTCAAAGATGAAAATCGTCGCGAGTTATTAGCCGAAATTGATGCACTAAAAGCGCAAGTTTTTGGCAGTCACAATAACACTTTATAG